One part of the Dunckerocampus dactyliophorus isolate RoL2022-P2 chromosome 11, RoL_Ddac_1.1, whole genome shotgun sequence genome encodes these proteins:
- the fgf2 gene encoding fibroblast growth factor 2, with product MATGEITTLPTTPEDGGSGGFPPGTFKEPKRLYCKNGGFFLRIKADGGVDGIREKSDPHITLQLQATSVGEVVIKGVCANRYLAMNRDGRLFGARRATEECYFLERLESNNYNTYRSRKYPTMYVALKRTGQYKSGSKTGPGQKAILFLPMSSKC from the exons ATGGCCACAGGAGAGATCACAACGCTTCCCACCACGCCTGAAGACGGCGGCAGTGGCGGCTTCCCCCCCGGAACCTTCAAGGAGCCCAAGAGGTTGTACTGCAAAAACGGGGGCTTCTTCTTGAGGATAAAGGCAGACGGAGGCGTGGACGGAATCCGGGAGAAGAGCGATCCCCACA TAACACTCCAGCTGCAGGCGACCTCAGTGGGGGAGGTGGTCATCAAAGGGGTTTGTGCCAACCGCTACCTGGCCATGAACAGAGACGGACGACTGTTTGGAGCG AGACGCGCAACGGAGGAATGCTACTTCTTGGAGCGTCTGGAGAGCAACAACTACAACACTTACCGCTCCAGGAAATACCCCACCATGTACGTGGCGCTGAAGCGGACAGGCCAGTACAAGTCGGGAAGCAAAACCGGACCGGGTCAGAAGGCGATACTCTTTCTCCCGATGTCCAGCAAATGCTAA